GCGGCCTGGAATCGGGTTCGTGCGCCGAGCCGGTCCATCAGGTCGGCGACATGGGCGCGGAACTTGCGCACCGAGACATTGAGCGCACGCGCCGCCGATTCGTCGGTGTCGTAGCGGGTCAGCGCCCGCAGGACCCGCCGCTCGTCGGGTGAGACCGGGAGTTGGTCCAGGTCGCGGGCGCGGTCCCAGATGCCGTCGAAGACCTCCGCGAGTATCCGGACCACACCGGTACGCCGGATCTGGAGCACACCCGTCTCCGGTGCGGAGAGATCGGCCGGCACGAAGGCGACCGACCGGTTGACCAGGGTCAGCGGCCAGACCGGTTCCGCCGTCACCCGGTGCAGCTCGCCGAGCGCATGCTGTCGGCTCGCGTGGGCCGCCTGCCGGGGATCGTCCAACGCGTGCGCGGGAAATACGGTGCGACTGCGCAGCCCGGCGATCAGTAGGCGGCCGTGCCGGACGGAGGCGAGCCGCGATTCGTCGTGCAGCACGTCGGTCCGCAGCGCCGAGAATTCGCCGGGACGATCCGTCAGCAGTGCGTTGATGCGCCGCGCGGTCTCCGGCCCGTTCGACAGCAGCTCGATCAAGCCCGCGGGCCGGCCGGTGCGCTGTTCCTCGCTCAGTTCACGCACCGCGTCCCAGGCGGCGGCGATGCCCTCGAACTGTTTCTGCGCCTGTGTGATCCGCCGCCGCACCAGAAGATCCACCGCGGCCGCCGGTGGCACCGCGGACAGGTTCTCGTCCACCAGGCCCAGCAGACGCAGTTCGGTGAGCACGGGCCCGACTGCGCCCGCCCCGCCCGCGCGCGAGGAGACGCTGGGCCGGGTGCGCAGCAGCTCCCGGTAGACGCGCTCCTGTTCGGCGGTCAGCCCTAGTCCGGTCAGGCTCATGCTCGGCGCGCGCCGGTGGAGACGAGTTCCGCGCGCCGGGGCGAACGTCCGCGTTCGAGCCACGCTTCGGCGATCAGCAGCGAGAGGGTCCATCCCAGCCAGGTGCCGATGCCGGCGATGGTCTGCGTCAGCAGTGTCTCGTCGCCGTGGAAGGACGTCTCCAGTCGCGGGCTCAGCACAAGCAGCAGGACTCCACCGAGCAGCCGGTTGAGCACGATCGACAAGGTCAGCGCGAAACTGCGGATCATCCAGCGGCGATGCTCGGCGAAGCGGCGCCGTCGCGCCATGCGCCAGCCGATGAGCGTGGTGATCAGCCACAAGGCCGCCAGCATGACGTTGCTGACGCGCGCGACGGGACCGAACGGACTGGTCGCCCCGACCACCAATCCGGCGAGCCCGGCGGGCAGCACGCCGGCGAAGACATACCAGCGGCCCAGCCGCCGATGGGCCGCCGGATGCCTGCGGCGGAACCACGGCCACACTTGGAAACCGCAGACCAGGATGGCGACCGAGCCGCAGATCACGTGCACGACCAGCATCGGATAATGCGGGGCGAACCCCGGGTCCGGTACCCGCGACCGGCCCGGATCCAACGTGAGATACGGCGGCAGAGAGAAGGCGACGAACGCGAACGTGAGCACCAGCAGTGGCCCCACCCAGGGGCGCTGCCACCACCGTGGTCGATTCGGCTCGGACACGACGGAATTCGAAGGTCTGGCAGGAACTGCCATGGTGAACCACCCCGGACATCGGAGACGACGTAGTACTGCGTATCATATACGCATTGCGTAGGCGATACGCAATTAGATCGCTAGGAGCGAACATGGCTGACGAACTGCCGCCGGTGGCGCAGCTGCTGTGGGCCGGCGGCCGGCGGTCCGGCCGCGGCCCCCGGCCGGCACTGAGCCTGGACCGGATCGTCGGCGCCGCCATGGCCGTCGCGGACGCGGACGGCATCGGCGCGCTGTCGATGCAGCGGGTGGCCAAGGAGCTGGGCGCGGCCACCATGTCGCTGTACAGACACGTGCCGGGCAAGGACGAACTCGTCGCCCTGATGCTCGACGCGACCATGTCCGAACCGCCCGACCTGCCGCGCGGCGACTGGCGCGCGGCGCTGGAACTCTGGGCGCGCCGTACCCGTGAGCTGTACCTCCGTCACCCGTGGGTGCTGGCGGTCGGCACGAGCAATCGCTGCATGGGCCCGAACGAGGCCGCGTGGGGCGAGGCCGCGATGGCGGCGCTCATCGAGGCCGGGCTTCCCCCGCACGACATCTTCGAGATCACCCTGTCCATCAACGCTTTCGTCGGCGGCGCCGCCCGTCTGGCGATCGATCCGACCCGAGGACGCGACGCGGCCGGGCACATCGGCCCGATCCTCGACCCGGCGATGATCCACCGGTACGGGCAGCCCGAGCGCTACCCGGCCATGCTGGCCATGCTCGCCGCAGGTCCCCCCGACCACCGGGACACCGGCGATGTCGCGGAAGGCGTCTTCGAGTTCGGGCTGAGCAAACTACTCGACGGCATCGCCGCACATCTCACGGGGTGATTTCCCGCCGGCCGAAGGGCAGCGGCTGCACAGTGTGCTGCAGGAAGCTGCAATGGCCGGGCCAAACCGGCCGAGTACTGCAAAGATCGGCGAAATGATCCTCGTGACAGGAGCGACCGGCAATGTCGGCGCGGAAGTTGTGCAGGCCCTGGCCACAACGGGAGAACCGGTGCGCGCGCTGGTGCGCGATCCCGCGCACGCCGTCGTGCCACGAGGCGTGACAGCCGTGCCGGGCGATCTCACCTCACCCGATAGCCTGAGTTTCGACGGGGTGCGCGCGGTGTTCCTGCTGCCGGGTTATCCGGGGGTCGCCCAGGCGGCCGCGAAGGCGGGCGTCGAGCACATCGTGCAGCTCTCCGGCGTTTCCGCGGGTACCGGGGACACCTCCAACGCCATCACCCGCTACATGATGGCCTCCGAGCAGGAGACCACCGAATCCGGTGTGGCCTGGACGATTCTGCGCCCGTGCGC
Above is a genomic segment from Nocardia sputorum containing:
- a CDS encoding DUF2306 domain-containing protein → MSEPNRPRWWQRPWVGPLLVLTFAFVAFSLPPYLTLDPGRSRVPDPGFAPHYPMLVVHVICGSVAILVCGFQVWPWFRRRHPAAHRRLGRWYVFAGVLPAGLAGLVVGATSPFGPVARVSNVMLAALWLITTLIGWRMARRRRFAEHRRWMIRSFALTLSIVLNRLLGGVLLLVLSPRLETSFHGDETLLTQTIAGIGTWLGWTLSLLIAEAWLERGRSPRRAELVSTGARRA
- a CDS encoding TetR/AcrR family transcriptional regulator, with the translated sequence MADELPPVAQLLWAGGRRSGRGPRPALSLDRIVGAAMAVADADGIGALSMQRVAKELGAATMSLYRHVPGKDELVALMLDATMSEPPDLPRGDWRAALELWARRTRELYLRHPWVLAVGTSNRCMGPNEAAWGEAAMAALIEAGLPPHDIFEITLSINAFVGGAARLAIDPTRGRDAAGHIGPILDPAMIHRYGQPERYPAMLAMLAAGPPDHRDTGDVAEGVFEFGLSKLLDGIAAHLTG